The Erythrobacter litoralis HTCC2594 nucleotide sequence CAAACACCATCTCGACCGCTACAAATACTCCACGCGGCACGATACCGATCCGCTCGAGCACCGCGCAGCGGGCCTCGTGTCCTTGCAAGATCTCGACGCGCGGCTGGAATACCAACCCCAACTTTGCGGGCCAAAGCGCACGCTTGCCGATATCGCGCTATTTCCTTTCGTCCGGCAGTTCGCCAATCACGATCGCGCTTGGTTCGATGCGCTGGACCTGCCGCACCTGCAAAGCTGGCTCGACGGTCATCTCGCTTCCGACCTGTTCGCCGCCATCATGCCGAAGTTTGCGCCGTGGCGAGACGGTGACGAACCTGTCGTCTTCGCCGCCTAGGCCGGGCAATCCGCCAGCCGCTCTCTGAACGTATCGATCAGCCAGCTGGTCGCCGGGCCGGGCGTGGTATCCCGCCGCCAGATCGCGCTGAGTTGGTACCCGGTGCCGGGCTTTTCCGGAAGGTCCAGCGCGACCAGCGCTCCACCGGCCAAATCGCCCGCCACCATCGGGCGGGGCATGTTGCCCCAGCCGATACCCTGCTTGAGCAGCGCGTGTTTCGCGCCGAGATCGCCCAGCCGCCAGCTGAGAGGACTCAGCACGGAAAATTCGCGGCCGTCGGTCAGTTTCGATCGGTCGGTGAGAATGAGTTGCAAGTGCTCGCGGCTCTCGCCCGGCGCGACATCGGAACGCGCCAGCGGGTGATCCGGCGCGGCGACGGGGACGAGTTCGACCTCGCCGATAACTTGCCTTTCCAGCTCGGGGTGGTCGCCGATCACCGGACCGCCGATGGCGAGTTCGGACGAGCGTTCGAGGAGGCATGCGGCAACCGCGCCCAGCCCCTCGACCTGCAATCGCAGCGCCACGGTCGGGAACATGGCCCGAAATTCGCGCAATACCCGCGCAGTCGCTTCGCCGGGGACCATGACGTCCACCACCAGCCCGACATCGCTTTCCAG carries:
- a CDS encoding LysR family transcriptional regulator, which encodes MKIGEPSLDQLRIFLAVEEAGSFGGAARAMGRAVSAISYGIAQMEAQLGVTLFEREGSRKPVLTEAGRGLLPEARAIADRADALLAKTRSLQAGLESDVGLVVDVMVPGEATARVLREFRAMFPTVALRLQVEGLGAVAACLLERSSELAIGGPVIGDHPELERQVIGEVELVPVAAPDHPLARSDVAPGESREHLQLILTDRSKLTDGREFSVLSPLSWRLGDLGAKHALLKQGIGWGNMPRPMVAGDLAGGALVALDLPEKPGTGYQLSAIWRRDTTPGPATSWLIDTFRERLADCPA
- a CDS encoding glutathione S-transferase, which encodes MSKLPILYSFRRCPYAMRARMALWIGGTTCELREVKLADKPAAMLEASPKGTVPILALHDGRVLDESLDIMRWALDQRDPEGWLAGDDTALVARNDGPFKHHLDRYKYSTRHDTDPLEHRAAGLVSLQDLDARLEYQPQLCGPKRTLADIALFPFVRQFANHDRAWFDALDLPHLQSWLDGHLASDLFAAIMPKFAPWRDGDEPVVFAA